A region of Pseudorca crassidens isolate mPseCra1 chromosome 8, mPseCra1.hap1, whole genome shotgun sequence DNA encodes the following proteins:
- the IQCA1L gene encoding LOW QUALITY PROTEIN: IQ and AAA domain-containing protein 1-like (The sequence of the model RefSeq protein was modified relative to this genomic sequence to represent the inferred CDS: inserted 4 bases in 4 codons; deleted 1 base in 1 codon; substituted 8 bases at 8 genomic stop codons), protein MKCDSEASGICDAGDLVRNAGSWPQLGVQNRTLHFDNILGAYQRLWDSSHLILQELLGQKQPLLEPMPHQERQSFQYRLSSLYLYYLGLLRWFDTLCDQMVQXRLLDGXAGRVLELKDHLVRVDLCETHCLDQALQDLKLTQADLEVPIPKYFQLEWSSILREREHMLAELLSRREPVFAEESFPILPQTEAIILLQRAKRARQGRLRATFMXEIRKKEEGDXKIREEGRPRFSQDEAAIIIQKVWKDYQQRKRTQQDRRXEMEFIGMLPSSSQAEQSDVMSQASLRGDVRRLLQTEKEFQSAVVKTHDALRETEGPDMKEKMKGQIRVPSASADPTLSPSFPPHPSVEPHFCFVLWSRLDSLHHPPTRPDTLLTHLSPLYSVTIHSFPLSLYLPGPSSFSILPSIHLSIHPPTLSAIRLSNHSSIHLSFCSSTHPSTHPSTHPSIHPSIHPPIHPSIHPSIHPSTHPSTHPSICPSIHPSVHPSIHPSIHPSIHPSTHPPIHPSTHPSTHPSIHPSIHPSTHPSTHPSIHPSIHPPIRPSVSPTMLRSFSAFTGRFPDYPHESLGGSYLIFADKTPEQLKMELEVQVQESKKKGQKEKKGKEKEKKEKKKKKRKGEMTRKGXADTMLRVLPSKPIPVINAGHEEYTDLWKNRFDSLHPXSFDSEILQVEKRKEVEQETSLQVNKLMHQELKSLRLAAVREEGRSSKSPKARXGKKVGMKPEKRKKEKDLTPDRSVDSLFEELIIFGLLQKCKTPALKDYVGDCLCLGSTLNLANRLPMPSLFDIXQNVALYGVLRLGSPDIHFMAPLICSILLVGPSGMGKKTLVKAVCTETSANLFDLSPGNLQGKCPGKTGVQTWVHIVVKLARYLQPXWIGNAEKSFYKRVPKKDKEMDPKRIKKDLTKALXLLNPGDRTKLIGTTDRPQAPEMKGLCRTYERILLPRPDYASRCVLWKHMIEAQGVQVTQSLDISALAKVADGYTPGCVLQAIQAVLTERRFLXLSKRPLVASEILRHLAKLDPVYREEEESLEDWYFKTPLGEKRMKLIKDQDAAKEAKLAKEEKKRK, encoded by the exons ATGAA GTGTGATTCAGAGGCCAGCGGCATCTGTGACGCCGGggaccttgttagaaatgcaggatctTGGCCCCAGCTCGGAGTGCAGAATCGGACCCTGCATTTCGACAACATCCTCGG AGCTTACCAGCGCCTCTGGGACTCCTCCCACCTCATCTTGCAAGAGCTGTTGGGCCAAAAGCAGCCCCTGCTGGAACCCATGCCCCACCAGGAGCGGCAGTCCTTCCAGTACAGGCTCTCCTCGCTCTACCTGTACTACCTGGGGCTGCTGCGCTGGTTCGACACCCTCTGTGACCAGATGGTGCAGTGACGGCTGCTGGACG ATGCGGGCCGCGTGCTGGAGCTCAAAGACCATCTGGTTCGCGTGGACCTGTGCGAGACCCACTGCCTGGACCAAGCGCTGCAGGACTTAAAGCTCACCCAG GCAGACCTGGAGGTTCCAATTCCCAAATACTTCCAGCTGGAGTGGTCCAGCATCCTGAGGGAGCGAGAGCATATGCTGGCAGAGCTCCTGTCCAGACGAGAGCCAGTGTTCGCCGAGGAG AGCTTTCCAATATTACCCCAGACGGAGGCCATAATCCTACTGCAAAGGGCCAAGAGGGCCAGGCAAGGCAGGCTTCGAGCCACCTTCATGTGAGAGATTCggaaaaaggaggagggagattGAAAGATTCGGGAGGAAGGGCGGCCCAGGTTCAGTCAGGACGAAGCAGCGATCATCATACAGAA GGTGTGGAAAGATTACCAGCAGAGGAAACGCACTCAGCAGGACCGGC ACGAGATGGAGTTCATCGGCATG CTCCCCTCGTCCAGCCAGGCGGAGCAGTCGGACGTCATGTCCCAGGCCAGCCTCAGGGGGGATGTCCGGAGACTCCTCCAGACGGAGAAGGAGTTCCAGTCGGCCGTGGTGAAGACCCACGATGCCCTCAGGGAGACGGAGGGGCCCgacatgaaagagaaaatgaaggggCAAATCCGAGTGCCATCAGCCTCAGCTGACCCAACCCTGagcccttctttccctcctcatCCCAGTGTTGAACCCCACTTCTGTTTTGTCCTTTGGTCCAGATTGGATTCTCTTCACCATCCCCCCACACGCCCCGACACGCTGCTGACACACTTG TCTCCCCTCTATTCTGTAACTATccactccttccctctctccctctatcTCCCTGGTCCTtcatctttctccatccttccctctatccatctatccattcatccacccacccTTTCTGCCATCCGTCTATCTAACCATTCATCGATCCATTTATCCTTCTGTTCCTCCACccatccgtccacccatccatccacccatccgtccatccatccatccatccatccacccatccacccatccatccatccgtccatccatccatccacccatccgtccacccatccatccatctgtccatccatccatccatccgtccacccatccatccatccatccatccatccatccatccatccatccacccatccacccatccatccatccacccatccgtccacccatccatccatccatccatccatccatccatccacccacccatccacccatccatccatccacccatccatccatccacccatccgtccatcTGTCTCTCCAACCATGTTACGTTCATTCAGTGCCTTTACTGGCCGATTCCCTGATTATCCACATGAGTCTTTAGGCGGATCCTACCTGATCTTTGCAGACAAGACTCCAGAACAG ttgaaaatggaactggaggTGCAGGTCCAGGAGagcaaaaaaaaaggacaaaaagaaaag aagggaaaagaaaaggagaaaaaagagaaaaagaagaagaaaaggaagggagaaatgacCAGGAAGGGGTAAG CAGATACGATGCTGAGAGTACTGCCCTCCAAACCCATCCCTGTGATTAATGCCGGACACGAGGAGTACACAG ATCTGTGGAAGAACCGATTTGATAGCCTACATC AGAGTTTTGACTCTGAGATCCTCCAggtagagaagaggaaggaagtggAGCAAGAGACCAGCCT CCAGGTAAATAAGCTGATGCATCAGGAGCTGAAGAGCCTGCGGCTGGCCGCggtcagggaggaggggagatcTTCGAAGTCTCCGAAGGCAAGATGAGGG AAAAAGGTGGGCATGAAAcctgagaagaggaagaaagaaaaagatctgaCCCCAGACAG GTCTGTGGACTCCCTGTTTGAAGAACTCATCATCTTTGGCCTTCTACAGAAGTGCAAGACACCGGCTTTGAAAGACTATGTTG GTGACTGCCTCTGTCTTGGATCGACTCTGAATTTGGCAAACAGGCTGCCTATGCCTTCCCTGTTTGACATATGACAGAATGTGGCCTTGTATGGGGTTCTGCGGCTTGG CTCCCCAGACATACACTTCATGGCTCCCCTCATCTGCTCCATCCTCCTGGTGGGCCCCTCGGGCATGGGGAAGAAGACGCTGGTCAAGGCCGTGTGCACGGAAACCAGTGCCAACCTTTTCGACCTGTCACCTGGCAACCTGCAGGGCAAATGTCCCGGCAAGACCGGGGTGCAGACGTGGGTGCATATCGTCGTTAAG TTGGCTCGGTACCTACAGC TCTGGATTGGGAATGCGGAGAAGAGTTTCTATAAGCGAGTCCCAAAAAAAGACAAGGAG ATGGACCCCAAGCGAATAAAGAAGGACCTCACCAAGGCCCTGTGACTGCTGAATCCTGGAGACCGCACAAAGCTGATCGGGACCACTGACCGGCCGCAGGCGCCTGAGATGAAGGGGCTGTGCCGCACCTACGAGCGGATCCTCCTGCCGCGGCCCGATTATGCTTCTCGCTGTG TGCTCTGGAAGCATATGATAGAGGCCCAGGGGGTCCAGGTGACCCAGAGCCTGGACATCAGTGCCCTGGCCAAGGTGGCCGATGGCTACACACCTGGCTGCGTTCTCCAAGCCATCCAAGCAGTGCTGACGGAACGGCGGTTCCTGTAATTGTCCAAGCGGCCCCTGGTGGCCTCAGAGATCCTGCGGCACCTGGCGAAGCTGGACCCGGTGtacagggaggaggaggagtccctggag GACTGGTACTTCAAGACCCCGCTGGGCGAGAAGAGGATGAAACTCATCAAGGACCAAGACGCCGCCAAGGAAGCCAAGCTGgcaaaggaggagaagaaaaggaagtga
- the ABCF2 gene encoding ATP-binding cassette sub-family F member 2: MPSDLAKKKAAKKKEAAKARQRPRKGHEENGDAVTEPQVAEEKNEEANGQETTEVDLLTKELEDFEMRKAAARAVTGVLASHPNSTDAHVINLSLTFHGQELLSDTKLELNSGRRYGLIGLNGIGKSMLLSAIGKREVPIPEHIDIYHLTREMPPSDKTPLQCVMEVDTERAMLEREAERLAHEDAECEKLLELYERLEELDADKAEMRASRILHGLGFTPAMQRKKLKDFSGGWRMRVALARALFIRPFMLLLDEPTNHLDLDACVWLEEELKTFKRILVLVSHSQDFLNGVCTNIIHMHNKKLKYYTGNYDQYVKTRLELEENQMKRFHWEQDQIAHMKNYIARFGHGSAKLARQAQSKEKTLQKMMASGLTERVVSDKTLSFYFPPCGKIPPPVIMVQNVSFKYTKDGPCIYNNLEFGIDLDTRVALVGPNGAGKSTLLKLLTGELLPTDGMIRKHSHVKIGRYHQHLQEQLDLDLSPLEYMMKCYPEIKEKEEMRKIIGRYGLTGKQQVSPIRNLSDGQKCRVCLAWLAWQNPHMLFLDEPTNHLDIETIDALADAINDFEGGMMLVSHDFRLIQQVAQEIWVCEKQTITKWPGDILAYKEHLKSKLVGEEPQLTRRTHNV, from the exons AAGTGGACTTGCTGACCAAGGAGCTGGAGGACTTTGAGATGAGGAAAGCTGCTGCTCGAGCTGTCACGGGCGTGCTCGCCTCCCACCCCAACAGCACCGATGCCCACGTCATCAACCTCTCCCTCACCTTCCATGGCCAAGAGCTGCTCAGTGACACCAAACTGGAGTTAAACTCAGGCCGTCGTTACGGCCTCATTGGCTTAAATGGAATTG ggaAGTCCATGCTGCTGTCTGCTATTGGGAAACGCGAAGTGCCCATCCCTGAGCACATTGACATCTACCATCTGACTCGGGAGATGCCCCCTAGTGACAAGACGCCCCTGCAGTGCGTGATGGAAGTCGACACAGAGCGGGCCATGCTGGAGAGGGAGGCTGAACGGCTGGCTCACGAGGATG CGGAGTGTGAGAAGCTCTTAGAGCTCTATGAGCGACTGGAGGAGCTGGACGCTGACAAGGCGGAGATGAGAGCCTCACGGATCTTGCACGGACTGGGTTTCACACCTGCCATGCAACGCAAGAAGCTAAAAGACTTCAGTGGGGGCTGGAGGATGAGGGTTGCCCTCGCCAG AGCCCTCTTCATCCGGCCCTTCATGCTACTCCTGGACGAGCCCACCAACCACCTGGACCTCGACGCTTGTGTGTGGTTGGAAGAAGAGCTAAAGAC TTTTAAGCGCATCTTGGTCCTCGTCTCCCATTCCCAGGACTTTCTGAATGGTGTCTGTACCAACATCATTCACATGCACAACAAGAAACTGAAGTATTATACG GGTAATTATGATCAGTATGTGAAGACACGGCTGGAGCTGGAAGAGAACCAGATGAAGAGGTTTCACTGGGAACAGGATCAGATTGCACACATGAAG AACTACATCGCTAGGTTTGGTCATGGCAGTGCCAAGCTGGCCCGGCAGGCCCAGAGCAAGGAGAAGACGCTACAGAAAATGATGGCATCAGGACTGACAGAGCGGGTCGTGAGTGACAAG ACACTGTCATTTTATTTCCCACCATGTGGCAAGATCCCTCCCCCCGTTATTATGGTGCAAAATGTCAGCTTCAAGTATACAAAAGATGGG CCTTGCATCTACAACAATCTAGAATTTGGTATCGATCTCGACACACGAGTGGCTCTGGTGGGGCCCAATGGAGCAGGGAAGTCAACTCTTCTGAAGCTGCTAACTGGAGAG ctacttCCCACAGACGGAATGATCCGAAAACACTCTCATGTCAAGATAGGGCGTTACCATCAG CATTTACAAGAGCAGCTGGACTTAGACCTCTCGCCTTTGGAGTACATGATGAAATGCTACCCAGAGatcaaggagaaggaagaaatgaggaaGATCATTGGGCGATATGGTCTCACCGGGAAACAGCAG GTGAGCCCGATCCGGAACCTGTCTGATGGGCAGAAGTGCCGAGTGTGTCTGGCCTGGCTGGCGTGGCAGAACCCTCACATGCTCTTCTTGGACGAGCCCACCAACCACCTGGATATCGAGACCATCGACGCCCTGGCAGACGCCATCAATGACTTTGAGGGTGGTATGATGCTGGTCAGCCATGATTTCAGACTCATTCAGCAG GTTGCACAAGAAATCTGGGTCTGTGAGAAGCAGACAATCACCAAGTGGCCTGGAGACATCCTGGCCTACAAGGAGCACCTCAAGTCCAAGCTAGTGGGCGAGGAGCCCCAGCTCACCAGGAGGACCCACAACGTGTGA
- the H2BK1 gene encoding histone H2B type 2-K1, protein MSAEHGQPQQSGGRRGRSSGDKKSKKRSRRKETYSMYIYKVLKQVHPDIGISSKAMSIMNSFVNDVFERLAGEAARLAQYSGRTTLTSREIQTAVRLLLPGELAKHAVSEGTKAVTKYTSSK, encoded by the exons ATGAGCGCTGAGCATGGACAGCCACAGCAGTCCGGGGGCCGGAGGGGCCGGAGCTCTGGAGACAAGAAGTCCAAAAAGCGCAGCCGGCGCAAAGAAACCTACTCAATGTATATCTACAAGGTGCTGAAGCAG GTGCACCCCGACATCGGCATTTCCTCCAAGGCCATGAGCATCATGAATTCGTTCGTGAACGACGTGTTTGAGCGGCTGGCCGGCGAGGCCGCCCGGCTGGCCCAGTACTCGGGCCGAACCACACTGACGTCCCGGGAAATCCAGACAGCCGTGCGCCTGCTGCTTCCAGGGGAGCTGGCCAAGCACGCTGTGTCTGAGGGCACCAAGGCCGTCACCAAGTACACCAGCTCCAAGTGA